The Anabaena sp. PCC 7108 region GTGAATCAGAGAAAATATTTTCCAAACCATTCCTTGAAAGTGGTGCCAAATGGCTAGATTATGATGGACATGAATGGGGATTTTCTTCTAAGAGTTATGATAAATTAGGAATTTATATAAGTAGAGATAAATATAGAAAAACTTATTTTACTGGCGAGAAAAAATCAGAAGTTTTGCACAGCCATTATATAACAGATAGTAGTCCTCGTATATATTTAAACAAACAAACTGATGGAAGTTGGTGTTTCACAATTAAATTTTCTGAATGGCTACCAGAAGATTTATCATATCGGTCGTATTGCAAGTCCTATTAGATGGAAAAGAGCAATTGATGAAATTTTAAGACCATTAGGGTTAAGTTTTATAATTTCTAATTTAACTTTGTATGTTGGTTGTGAGACATTAGAACCACAGGAGATAAATCGGTTTCCTTGTGATATTTTAAATAAAATTGATCAACTTTGGACAACATATAGTAATGGTCATTTTGGTTTTAGTGTTCAAATGAGTATATATGAAGAGATTAAGCAAAAAAATAACTTGCCGTTACCTTCTGGCTTAGATGTAAGTGCTAGTAATGAGTTTATTCCTATTACATCTGTAACCTCTTCGCTAGGTTTCAATACAGATAGTATTCTTTCGTTAATTGAAAAATTAGAATGGTCTGATTATCGCCCTAATGTTTATCGTGAGACTTATTGGAGAAATGCCAAACACTTTAAATATAATATTAATGCTCCAAAAGGACACCTACCATTTTTATTTAATTATGAAGAGGAATTAGACTCATTTGAAGATTGGCATATGTTAAGTATAGAGGATATGACAAGTCTATGGAATCGCCTGAAAAGTTGTAAATATTAAAAGGTTTTTGAATAATCATCAATCTGGCAGATTTTTGGTATCTATTGGAAACTAAATATAGGATATCTGTAATCTTTGTAGAGACGTTCCATGGAACGTCTCTACATTTTCTCTAGGAGATATCTAATGAGTCGTACTGACGATAATCACAGCGATCGCACAAGCAAACGCACAAATAAAGCACAATAGGCTAATGACTTAGCTAGATGGCATATTTTATGATTTTCTCAATACAGCTTAATATTTGAAATTTTCTCCCATCATCGTTTCCAAAATTGAGGTAGTAAACATGAAGACTTTAATCAAATTAACAACAGCGACTCTTACCTTAGTAGCAATACTAGGAATTACCAAAGATGCCCAAGCATCAACTTTACAAAATGGTTGGAACTACACAATCGACTCTTTCACAGACTCTACATATCGTACATATCCTGGTAGTCCGACTAGCGTTGGTGGAGGGACATTTGAAATTTATGGTCTAGCAATGAAGGATGATATTGAGAATAATAAACTTACTTTTGCTCTTAATACAAATTTAGCAAGAGATGGTGCAGTAGTTCCTGTTGCTAATGGATATAGTCATATCGGTTGGGGTGATTTATTTATTCAAACTGCTTCGGGATTATTAGGCATTAATTTTACTGATGCTAATGATTCTGCTGCTAGTTTAGGAGTATATCAAGTCGCCGCTACAAAAAGTGTTGCTGCTGCTAACGACGGTTGGTCTACTAATAGTTCATACACTAATTTTGTAGCTAGTAAAGGTGGAAATCCGACTTTGGGAGATTTAGCTCAAAATCAATCACCTTTTGGTAATACTACTAATAGTGTAATTGCTGCTGGTCAGTCGATTGGTAATCTTCTTTCTGCTGATTTAACTGGTCTAAATTTTGGAAATTTTGGTGCTTTTGGCTCTCAAACGTTTGGATTTAGTATTGATCGTTCTTTAGTATCTCCAGGAGCTATCACAGCTTGGATATTTGAAGAGTGTTTTAACGATGGAATAGCAATGGCAGCAAATATTTCTGAACTACCTCCCGAACCCCCTAAAGAGCCTCAAAATGTTCCTGAACCTTCTACTTTAATAGGCATGATTGCATTAGCTGCAATGGGTGTATTTTCTGCTAAAAATAGAAAGAATGATCAGCAGGTTGCAGTTAATACTTGATTAAAGTTTTTCAATTTTCTTACATTTAGCGATCGCTGCTCTAGCCATGTTGACTTTGCGATCGCTTTTTTTTTAAAGATTAATAAATTCAACATAAATTCGATAAATAAAATAAATTTATATTGCTATCAGTCTTATGTATAAATATCAAGATTTTACTATTCATAATTGGCAAAAAAATGATCACT contains the following coding sequences:
- a CDS encoding PEP-CTERM sorting domain-containing protein, whose translation is MKTLIKLTTATLTLVAILGITKDAQASTLQNGWNYTIDSFTDSTYRTYPGSPTSVGGGTFEIYGLAMKDDIENNKLTFALNTNLARDGAVVPVANGYSHIGWGDLFIQTASGLLGINFTDANDSAASLGVYQVAATKSVAAANDGWSTNSSYTNFVASKGGNPTLGDLAQNQSPFGNTTNSVIAAGQSIGNLLSADLTGLNFGNFGAFGSQTFGFSIDRSLVSPGAITAWIFEECFNDGIAMAANISELPPEPPKEPQNVPEPSTLIGMIALAAMGVFSAKNRKNDQQVAVNT
- a CDS encoding GUN4 domain-containing protein gives rise to the protein MEVGVSQLNFLNGYQKIYHIGRIASPIRWKRAIDEILRPLGLSFIISNLTLYVGCETLEPQEINRFPCDILNKIDQLWTTYSNGHFGFSVQMSIYEEIKQKNNLPLPSGLDVSASNEFIPITSVTSSLGFNTDSILSLIEKLEWSDYRPNVYRETYWRNAKHFKYNINAPKGHLPFLFNYEEELDSFEDWHMLSIEDMTSLWNRLKSCKY